From a single Bacillus carboniphilus genomic region:
- a CDS encoding dihydrofolate reductase family protein, which produces MNKYQSPRKILLDLAVTLDGFIEGPKGEVDWCIMDPEMNFNNFLNQIDTILYGRKSYDLWGQYKPDTKLSDTEKEIWGLVHSKEKYVFSKAQKKSENNVIFINENIEEEIIKLKNKPGKDIWLYGGASLITTFINLGLVDVFRLSVHPIILGEGKPLFIDIKQRVNLKLVETKRFSSGVVQLCYQLNEK; this is translated from the coding sequence ATGAATAAGTACCAAAGTCCAAGAAAAATACTATTAGATTTAGCAGTTACTTTAGATGGATTTATTGAAGGACCAAAAGGGGAAGTAGATTGGTGTATAATGGATCCCGAAATGAACTTCAATAATTTCTTAAATCAAATAGATACTATTTTATATGGTAGAAAAAGTTATGATTTATGGGGGCAGTACAAACCAGATACTAAACTTTCTGATACAGAAAAAGAAATTTGGGGATTGGTCCACAGTAAAGAGAAATACGTGTTTTCAAAAGCACAAAAGAAATCCGAAAATAACGTTATATTTATAAATGAAAATATTGAGGAAGAAATAATCAAATTAAAAAATAAGCCTGGTAAAGACATTTGGCTCTATGGTGGGGCAAGTCTAATTACAACCTTTATAAACTTAGGGCTTGTAGATGTATTTAGATTATCTGTTCACCCTATTATATTGGGAGAAGGAAAACCCCTGTTTATTGACATTAAGCAAAGGGTAAATCTAAAACTCGTTGAAACAAAAAGGTTTTCTTCTGGAGTAGTTCAACTATGTTATCAGCTAAATGAGAAGTGA
- a CDS encoding DUF402 domain-containing protein, producing MSKKIDIKALKHPNTPHYEWQGELIKQTEDYVLVLCKPGRKLKHYTKGTTFTINNTSLEYFSLKEWFTAALEVEQGKITSYYCNVAMPSKLVDNTLSFVDLDLDLVKRHNSGWVVIDEDEFEVNCWKYAYSYELKEKAIKSLDELRDVLPWLLI from the coding sequence ATGAGTAAGAAAATTGATATAAAAGCGTTAAAACATCCAAATACTCCCCATTATGAATGGCAAGGGGAACTAATTAAACAAACGGAAGATTATGTATTGGTACTTTGCAAACCAGGTAGAAAATTAAAGCATTATACTAAAGGAACAACTTTTACAATTAACAATACCTCGTTAGAATATTTTTCATTAAAAGAATGGTTTACAGCTGCTTTGGAAGTAGAACAAGGTAAGATCACTTCGTATTATTGTAATGTAGCTATGCCTTCTAAGTTAGTTGACAACACCTTGAGTTTTGTTGACTTAGATTTAGATTTAGTGAAACGGCATAATTCAGGGTGGGTAGTTATTGATGAAGATGAGTTTGAAGTTAATTGCTGGAAATACGCTTATTCCTATGAATTAAAAGAAAAAGCAATAAAATCATTAGATGAACTAAGGGACGTTCTACCCTGGCTACTGATATAA
- a CDS encoding DUF4181 domain-containing protein: MFITAVKFVLRKTLNIKKNEKKFFSYNHINKLHKKIDLTFRTCSLIAFIILFYYILNSEFSINYFFIALVIFTGIEYVVQAFFEWRYTDNPKHSILTLSEMVVIITTLIIIFQFDLLSKFS, from the coding sequence ATGTTTATTACAGCAGTTAAGTTTGTTTTAAGAAAAACCCTCAATATAAAAAAAAATGAAAAGAAATTTTTTTCCTATAACCACATCAACAAGTTGCATAAAAAAATTGACTTAACTTTTAGAACATGCTCACTTATTGCTTTCATTATTCTTTTCTATTATATTTTAAATTCCGAGTTTTCAATTAACTATTTCTTTATTGCATTGGTCATCTTCACTGGAATTGAATATGTGGTGCAGGCATTTTTCGAATGGAGATATACTGATAACCCAAAACATTCTATTCTGACATTAAGTGAAATGGTTGTTATTATAACTACCTTGATTATAATATTTCAATTTGACTTGCTCAGTAAATTCTCGTAA